A region from the Riemerella anatipestifer genome encodes:
- the gldN gene encoding gliding motility protein GldN, protein MKKIIFSAFILASGFAWAQNILNAKSPEEFRKLREDNQAQKGDEIISTEVKPLDYGYIEDKDILRSMVVWEVIDMNEKINQPFYYNSDGLVSQNKSLYQLLLDGINSGKIKEVYDDEMFTTRLKPEEIQQRMSRVVTSDWLIDKINSGEKVSDEDKKAGTDVYETKSEQVKLLKIKGMWYIDRRDGQMKYRLLGIAAMGPDPQTMGQQFADKEEFIDLFWVFYPDARQITANARVFNNKNLSSDISFDDILNARRFSSIIYKSENGLGSGVIKDYIPNDAEAQLEESERIKNQILEMENDMWNY, encoded by the coding sequence ATGAAAAAAATCATTTTTAGTGCTTTCATATTAGCTTCTGGTTTTGCTTGGGCACAGAATATTCTTAATGCGAAATCTCCTGAGGAATTTCGAAAGTTAAGAGAAGATAATCAGGCTCAGAAAGGAGACGAAATAATATCTACAGAAGTAAAACCATTAGACTACGGCTATATAGAGGATAAGGATATTCTTAGGAGTATGGTTGTATGGGAAGTTATAGATATGAACGAAAAAATAAATCAGCCGTTCTATTATAATTCAGATGGTTTGGTATCTCAGAATAAGTCTTTGTATCAGTTGTTATTAGATGGTATCAATAGTGGTAAAATAAAAGAGGTTTATGATGATGAGATGTTTACTACTAGGCTAAAACCTGAAGAAATACAACAGAGAATGAGTAGAGTGGTAACTTCGGATTGGCTTATTGATAAAATCAACAGTGGTGAGAAGGTTTCTGATGAAGATAAAAAAGCTGGTACAGATGTTTACGAAACAAAATCTGAACAGGTTAAACTATTGAAAATAAAAGGTATGTGGTACATTGACAGAAGAGATGGGCAGATGAAATACCGTCTCTTAGGGATAGCTGCTATGGGACCTGATCCTCAAACTATGGGACAACAATTTGCTGATAAGGAGGAGTTTATAGATCTTTTTTGGGTGTTTTATCCAGATGCTAGGCAGATTACGGCAAATGCTAGAGTTTTTAATAATAAAAATTTGTCTTCTGATATTAGTTTTGATGATATTCTTAATGCGAGAAGGTTCTCTTCTATCATTTACAAGTCTGAAAATGGATTAGGAAGTGGGGTAATTAAGGATTACATTCCCAATGATGCAGAGGCTCAGTTGGAAGAAAGTGAAAGAATTAAAAACCAAATATTAGAAATGGAAAATGATATGTGGAACTACTAG
- the gldM gene encoding gliding motility protein GldM: MAKEKLSPRQKMINLMYLVFIAMLAMQIDQEIIRSYNDTRDTLSQTTLLTQSKNKIFEETLRQKAENSPESFSHPYEQYKLLKDKIDALVKFIDASKTEMQKFAGLDMTSKEFDFNALNNTDASTLYFFDKANEASPSKNAEKLKTLMGEIKSLTLQIFPKTPQNEAIIERANSSFSTVVSTSSVKKDWLVSRFYNQPLVAALANLEVLQSEARNLQSDALANMLKEKVDADIKFNAFEAIVAAPTVVLQGDKAEAKVIVGTYASSVPGMSISGVDRTANGQGFKSLNTSSVGDFKFNGEITFLDANQKQIRLPFSHAYRVIAGAKEVALQSGAVVSADKMNVLYRGVDNPVSASMLGVDNASVRLSAAGASVSGGKGKWVIRPGAGNSVNIMVTGTLPNGKATTASFPFRVKSVPAPQGQIRGQNVVSMPASSIKNQTISAAIPDFEFPVSFTVTGFRVKIPGKAASFISGNSLSSVAAQTTGLRSGDVVYVYDIQATASGLGGQMLKNISPVVINVQ; the protein is encoded by the coding sequence ATGGCAAAGGAAAAATTATCACCGCGTCAGAAGATGATTAACTTGATGTACCTTGTTTTCATTGCAATGCTTGCGATGCAGATAGATCAAGAGATTATACGCTCTTATAATGATACAAGAGATACATTGAGTCAGACAACATTACTTACTCAGTCTAAGAATAAAATATTTGAGGAAACTCTTCGTCAAAAGGCAGAAAACTCTCCAGAGTCTTTCTCCCATCCTTATGAACAATATAAATTATTAAAGGATAAAATAGATGCTTTAGTAAAATTTATAGATGCTTCTAAGACAGAGATGCAGAAGTTTGCAGGTCTGGATATGACTTCTAAAGAGTTTGATTTTAATGCTTTAAATAATACTGATGCTTCTACACTTTACTTTTTTGATAAAGCAAATGAGGCTAGTCCAAGTAAAAATGCTGAAAAATTGAAAACCCTAATGGGAGAAATTAAAAGTTTAACACTGCAAATTTTCCCTAAAACACCACAGAACGAAGCTATTATAGAAAGAGCTAACAGTTCTTTTAGTACAGTAGTTAGTACAAGTAGTGTTAAAAAAGATTGGTTAGTTTCTAGATTTTATAATCAGCCGTTAGTGGCTGCATTAGCTAATCTAGAGGTTTTACAGTCTGAAGCTAGAAATTTACAATCAGATGCTTTGGCTAATATGCTTAAAGAAAAAGTAGATGCTGATATTAAGTTTAATGCGTTTGAAGCTATTGTAGCTGCGCCAACAGTTGTTTTACAAGGTGATAAAGCTGAAGCTAAGGTAATTGTTGGAACATATGCAAGTTCTGTTCCTGGAATGTCTATATCTGGTGTGGATAGAACAGCTAATGGTCAAGGGTTCAAAAGTCTTAATACAAGTAGTGTAGGAGATTTTAAATTTAATGGAGAAATTACATTTTTAGATGCTAATCAGAAGCAAATAAGATTACCTTTTTCTCATGCTTATCGTGTAATAGCAGGAGCTAAGGAAGTGGCACTACAAAGTGGAGCTGTGGTTTCTGCCGATAAGATGAATGTACTGTATAGAGGGGTAGATAACCCTGTTTCAGCTTCTATGTTGGGAGTTGATAATGCTTCTGTAAGGCTTTCTGCTGCTGGAGCTTCTGTATCTGGTGGTAAAGGCAAATGGGTAATTCGTCCAGGAGCTGGTAATTCTGTAAATATTATGGTTACGGGTACTTTGCCTAATGGTAAAGCTACTACGGCATCATTCCCTTTTAGAGTGAAAAGCGTTCCTGCTCCACAAGGGCAAATTAGAGGTCAAAATGTGGTGTCTATGCCTGCTAGTTCTATTAAAAATCAAACTATATCTGCTGCAATTCCAGATTTTGAGTTCCCTGTAAGTTTTACAGTAACAGGGTTTAGAGTTAAAATACCAGGTAAAGCAGCAAGTTTTATTAGTGGAAATAGCTTGAGTTCAGTTGCGGCACAGACTACAGGTTTGCGTTCTGGTGATGTGGTTTATGTGTATGATATACAAGCAACTGCTAGCGGTTTAGGAGGGCAAATGCTTAAGAATATTTCTCCAGTAGTGATAAATGTTCAGTAA
- the gldL gene encoding gliding motility protein GldL yields MRLNDKTLNFIYSVGASVVILGAFFKMTHTTFGGLVNPNWILGAGLITEALIFLLYAFNPPAEEAKYAWENVYPELLDANAQPKPRKNNIVEQTQDIKQLEVSLSEKLDKMLKEANLDVQLFERLRTGIDKFSASVDQINQTVDVSSSTQKYNDQLTLAANHLESMNALYALQLEHGKAQSEYHQKYVSDLQKSVAQSEKFNQELDGLTANLNNLNRVYGGMLNAMKG; encoded by the coding sequence ATGAGACTAAATGATAAAACATTAAATTTCATCTACTCGGTAGGTGCTTCTGTAGTAATTTTAGGTGCATTTTTTAAAATGACTCATACTACTTTTGGAGGTTTAGTAAATCCTAACTGGATTTTAGGTGCAGGTCTAATTACCGAGGCTCTTATATTTTTGCTATATGCATTTAATCCTCCAGCAGAGGAAGCTAAATATGCTTGGGAAAATGTGTATCCAGAATTATTAGATGCTAATGCACAACCTAAGCCTAGAAAAAATAATATAGTAGAACAAACTCAAGATATAAAACAACTAGAAGTTTCTCTTTCTGAAAAGTTAGATAAAATGTTAAAAGAAGCTAATCTAGATGTACAACTATTTGAGAGACTTAGAACAGGAATAGATAAGTTTTCTGCATCTGTAGATCAAATCAATCAAACTGTAGATGTGTCTTCGTCTACCCAAAAGTATAATGATCAGCTTACATTGGCTGCTAATCATTTAGAGAGTATGAATGCTCTTTATGCATTACAGTTAGAACATGGTAAAGCTCAGTCAGAATATCATCAAAAATATGTTTCTGATTTACAAAAATCAGTAGCACAATCAGAGAAGTTTAATCAAGAGTTAGATGGGCTTACAGCTAACCTTAATAATCTTAATAGAGTTTATGGAGGTATGTTGAACGCGATGAAAGGATAA
- the gldK gene encoding gliding motility lipoprotein GldK codes for MKKIFFVLLSASLVVSCSRGSKSSGKPTTKGELIPKNKSQSFVAERPYGMVAISGGSFVMGMADVDYTNMPEKAPLKTVTVSSFFMDETEVTNAQYRLFIDYVRDSIARTLLAEAAGDVTSGGRNGTGISDYAYLAKKVGNATPYQEYLESKGGRDGYDESKRLDWGVPLKWKTSDYPDVQYAEVIESMYLSPAERINGERIIDTRKLKYAYQWEDIESAVKDGKRSSNYLKKESIAVYPDTTVWIKDFNYAYNTPLYDGYFWHKAYKNYPVVGVTWDQARAYCDYKTKAKRDENKKSKKRKETPMAFRLPTEAEWEYAARGGRENATYPWGGPYLMDDRGCYMANFKPKRGNYIEDEKKGNYTYTAPVKSFPKNDFGLYDMAGNVSEWTESPYSNATYQFSSTLNPYLSNQAYRDVKKSVRGGSWKDVGYLLMTGYRDWERKDSARSYIGFRTVQDIPEGSAKFKRKTK; via the coding sequence ATGAAAAAAATATTTTTTGTACTCTTATCAGCTTCTTTGGTTGTCTCGTGCTCTAGAGGGAGTAAGTCTTCTGGTAAGCCTACTACTAAAGGAGAACTTATACCAAAAAACAAATCGCAGTCGTTTGTAGCAGAGAGACCATATGGTATGGTAGCTATTTCTGGAGGTTCTTTTGTTATGGGTATGGCAGATGTAGATTATACTAACATGCCAGAAAAAGCTCCATTAAAAACAGTTACAGTATCCTCTTTCTTTATGGATGAAACAGAGGTTACTAATGCTCAATACAGGCTATTTATAGACTATGTAAGAGATTCTATTGCTAGAACTTTACTTGCAGAAGCAGCAGGTGATGTAACTTCAGGTGGACGTAATGGTACAGGAATATCAGATTACGCTTACCTTGCTAAAAAAGTAGGAAATGCTACACCATACCAAGAATATTTGGAATCAAAAGGAGGTAGAGATGGCTATGATGAATCTAAAAGGTTAGACTGGGGAGTCCCTTTAAAATGGAAAACATCAGATTATCCAGATGTTCAGTATGCAGAGGTTATAGAATCTATGTATCTTTCTCCAGCAGAAAGAATAAATGGTGAGAGAATTATTGATACTAGAAAATTGAAATACGCTTACCAATGGGAGGATATAGAGTCTGCCGTTAAAGATGGTAAAAGAAGCTCAAACTATCTTAAAAAAGAAAGTATTGCAGTTTATCCTGATACAACAGTTTGGATTAAAGATTTTAATTATGCTTATAACACTCCACTATATGATGGTTACTTTTGGCATAAGGCCTATAAAAATTATCCTGTAGTAGGCGTTACTTGGGATCAAGCTAGAGCTTATTGTGATTACAAGACAAAAGCTAAGAGAGATGAGAATAAGAAGTCTAAGAAAAGAAAAGAAACTCCAATGGCATTTCGTTTACCTACAGAAGCAGAGTGGGAATATGCTGCTAGAGGAGGTAGAGAAAATGCAACTTATCCATGGGGTGGACCTTATTTAATGGATGATAGAGGTTGCTATATGGCAAACTTTAAGCCTAAAAGAGGTAATTATATAGAGGACGAAAAGAAAGGAAATTATACCTATACGGCTCCAGTGAAATCTTTCCCTAAAAATGATTTTGGTCTTTATGATATGGCAGGAAATGTATCTGAATGGACAGAGTCTCCGTATAGCAATGCGACGTATCAGTTTTCTTCAACTTTGAATCCGTATTTGTCTAATCAAGCTTATAGAGATGTTAAAAAATCAGTAAGAGGAGGATCTTGGAAAGACGTGGGATACTTATTAATGACTGGTTATAGAGATTGGGAAAGAAAAGATTCTGCTAGAAGCTATATAGGATTTAGAACTGTACAGGATATACCAGAAGGTTCCGCTAAATTTAAGAGAAAAACAAAATAA
- the glmS gene encoding glutamine--fructose-6-phosphate transaminase (isomerizing) — protein MCGIVGYTGHRDAYEVVINGLKRLEYRGYDSAGIVLEDLSSSYDVKKTKGKVSDLVSISENLKNTSHIGMGHTRWATHGVPSDKNSHPHVSNNGKVAIVHNGIIENYDTIKTMLVSKGYIFHSETDTEVLVNLIQYFMDENKELDFPEAVRYALNEVYGAYAITVMHKDYPSLLVVARLGSPLAIGIGDKEYFIASDASPFVEFTKEAIYLEEGHMATISLENGVDIRKIEDNSKITPAIQELKLNLEQIEKGGYEHFMLKEIFEQPKSIHDTMRGRLLVDEGIIKMAGIWDHLEKLNNANRIIIIACGTSWHAGLIGEYLIEEFARVPVEVEYASEFRYRNPIITDKDVVIAISQSGETADTMAAIKMAREKGAFIYGICNVVDSSIARFSDAGSYTHAGPEIGVASTKAFTAQLTILTLIALKLGKHNGNLSNQEFMKLITELDTIPKKVEEVLASTHDYVKKIAHDFVESTNFLYLGRGYNFPAALEGALKLKEISYIHAEGYPAAEMKHGPIALIDENMPIVIIAPKNKHYDKVVSNVQEIKARKGKVLAVVTKGDEQVASMSDYVIEIPETSECFSPIIASVPLQLLAYYIAVYRGANVDQPRNLAKSVTVE, from the coding sequence ATGTGTGGAATAGTAGGATATACAGGGCATAGAGATGCATACGAAGTAGTTATTAACGGTCTTAAAAGATTAGAATATAGAGGGTATGATAGTGCTGGGATAGTATTGGAAGACTTATCTAGTTCTTATGATGTAAAAAAGACAAAGGGTAAAGTTTCCGATTTAGTAAGTATATCAGAGAATCTTAAAAATACATCACACATAGGTATGGGGCATACTAGGTGGGCTACTCACGGTGTGCCTAGCGATAAAAACTCACACCCTCATGTTTCTAATAATGGTAAGGTGGCTATAGTACATAATGGGATTATAGAAAACTATGATACCATTAAAACTATGTTAGTGTCTAAAGGCTATATTTTTCATTCAGAGACAGATACTGAAGTTTTGGTTAATCTTATTCAGTATTTTATGGATGAAAATAAAGAATTAGATTTTCCAGAAGCGGTCCGTTATGCTCTTAATGAGGTTTATGGGGCTTATGCAATTACGGTAATGCATAAAGATTATCCTAGCCTTTTAGTAGTAGCAAGGTTGGGTTCTCCTCTTGCGATAGGGATAGGTGATAAAGAATATTTTATTGCATCAGATGCCTCTCCATTTGTAGAGTTTACTAAAGAGGCTATCTATCTAGAGGAAGGTCATATGGCAACTATATCTTTAGAGAATGGTGTAGATATTAGAAAAATAGAAGATAACTCTAAAATTACTCCTGCCATTCAAGAACTTAAGCTTAATCTAGAGCAGATAGAGAAGGGTGGCTATGAGCACTTTATGCTTAAAGAAATTTTTGAACAGCCTAAATCTATTCACGATACTATGAGAGGTCGTCTTTTGGTAGATGAAGGTATTATTAAGATGGCTGGTATTTGGGATCATTTGGAGAAATTGAATAATGCTAATCGTATCATTATCATTGCCTGTGGTACTTCTTGGCATGCAGGATTGATAGGAGAATACCTTATTGAAGAATTTGCAAGAGTACCTGTAGAGGTAGAATATGCTTCTGAGTTTAGATATAGAAACCCAATTATAACGGATAAGGATGTCGTTATTGCGATTTCTCAGTCAGGAGAAACAGCTGATACAATGGCAGCTATTAAAATGGCAAGAGAAAAAGGGGCATTTATTTATGGTATTTGTAATGTAGTAGATTCTTCTATTGCTCGTTTTTCAGACGCAGGGTCTTATACTCATGCTGGACCAGAGATAGGGGTAGCTTCTACTAAGGCATTTACTGCACAATTAACTATTTTAACCTTGATTGCACTTAAATTAGGTAAACATAACGGAAACTTAAGTAATCAGGAGTTTATGAAGCTGATTACAGAACTAGATACCATTCCTAAAAAAGTAGAGGAAGTATTGGCTTCTACTCATGATTATGTGAAGAAAATAGCACATGATTTTGTAGAATCAACTAACTTCTTGTATCTTGGTAGGGGATATAATTTTCCTGCAGCTTTAGAAGGAGCATTAAAGTTAAAGGAAATTTCTTATATCCATGCAGAAGGCTACCCTGCAGCAGAAATGAAGCATGGTCCTATTGCTCTTATTGATGAGAATATGCCTATCGTGATAATAGCACCTAAAAATAAACATTACGATAAAGTGGTGAGTAATGTACAAGAAATTAAAGCTAGAAAAGGTAAGGTGTTAGCTGTAGTGACTAAAGGTGATGAACAGGTAGCTTCTATGTCAGACTATGTGATTGAAATCCCTGAAACTTCAGAATGTTTCTCTCCTATTATAGCATCAGTACCACTACAGTTATTAGCTTACTATATTGCTGTTTATAGAGGAGCTAATGTAGATCAGCCTAGAAACTTGGCGAAGTCAGTTACTGTAGAGTAA
- a CDS encoding DUF4270 domain-containing protein, producing MIIETKKILKLFVVAGLGSLVIQSCESDANNLGEQFFASGAATGETQSYDVIAYNLNNNDTIQSDASRISQATLGAFAEDNFGMQKSSYITQLRLSSYNPDFGTNAKVDSVVLELKPIYASDSATTSTDEDYIFTGNVAAKKVVTTYPIQKYGNNKSLTLKVDEVDDFLYSTEKKYYSNQKVALGVNLATVSLNGKVSSVSITSDADSKELLSRTVGVRIPLDAQYFQDKIVSKQGATELKDAASFIRYIKGIRLSVVENDGYIFRFTPNDTSIKMYYTYDTTSNGTTTKTSAVYQFDLGSSNTHFNQIDYNRASAYSTALANIDTTNGDERLYLQGMGGAGAVLRIPATEIQKIKNLYKNENIGILSAKIRLYTDDSVWNKSYAKPSNFLVKYANLNDFLADVSAMSLSSSYSLVKTSDLTSNPAYYDITITQTLKNIIEKEAENKDLEINVGDYLKSTQGTLLGQNYNTRAYAPQRIVLVGSKTTNQNKVKLNIIYAKK from the coding sequence ATGATAATAGAAACAAAAAAAATCCTTAAACTGTTTGTTGTAGCAGGATTAGGGAGTTTAGTGATACAAAGTTGTGAGTCAGATGCAAATAATCTTGGAGAGCAGTTTTTTGCAAGTGGGGCAGCAACAGGTGAAACGCAGAGCTACGATGTGATAGCTTATAACCTCAATAATAATGATACCATACAGTCTGATGCATCTCGTATTTCTCAGGCTACTTTAGGGGCTTTTGCAGAAGATAATTTTGGAATGCAAAAGTCCTCTTATATAACACAGTTACGATTATCTAGCTATAATCCTGATTTTGGGACTAATGCGAAGGTAGATTCAGTTGTTTTAGAATTGAAACCTATTTACGCTTCAGACTCTGCAACTACATCAACAGATGAAGATTATATTTTTACAGGTAATGTAGCGGCTAAAAAGGTAGTAACAACTTATCCTATACAAAAATATGGTAATAATAAATCACTAACGCTTAAAGTAGATGAAGTAGATGATTTTTTGTATTCTACAGAGAAGAAATATTACTCTAACCAAAAAGTGGCACTAGGAGTTAATTTGGCAACAGTATCACTTAATGGTAAGGTGTCGTCGGTTAGTATTACAAGCGATGCTGATAGTAAAGAATTGTTATCTAGAACTGTAGGTGTTAGAATTCCTCTTGATGCACAGTATTTTCAAGATAAAATAGTAAGTAAGCAAGGAGCTACAGAACTGAAAGATGCTGCTAGTTTTATCCGTTATATAAAAGGAATAAGACTTTCTGTAGTAGAAAATGATGGTTATATTTTTAGATTTACTCCTAATGACACTAGCATTAAGATGTATTATACCTATGATACAACATCTAATGGAACTACTACCAAAACTTCTGCGGTTTATCAGTTTGATTTAGGTTCTAGTAATACTCATTTTAATCAAATAGATTATAATAGAGCTTCAGCTTATAGTACAGCACTTGCTAATATTGATACAACTAATGGAGACGAAAGGCTCTACCTACAAGGTATGGGAGGAGCTGGAGCTGTTTTAAGAATACCTGCAACAGAAATACAAAAAATTAAAAATCTTTATAAAAACGAAAATATAGGCATTCTTTCTGCTAAAATAAGATTATATACAGATGATAGTGTATGGAATAAATCTTATGCTAAACCATCAAATTTCTTAGTGAAATATGCTAATCTTAATGACTTTTTAGCTGATGTTTCCGCAATGTCTCTATCATCGTCTTACTCTCTCGTTAAAACTTCTGATCTAACAAGTAACCCTGCTTACTATGATATTACCATTACTCAAACTCTCAAAAATATTATAGAAAAAGAGGCAGAGAATAAAGATTTAGAAATTAATGTGGGAGATTATTTAAAAAGTACACAGGGAACTTTGCTAGGACAAAACTACAATACTAGAGCTTATGCTCCTCAAAGAATAGTATTAGTTGGTTCTAAAACGACCAATCAGAATAAAGTGAAATTAAATATTATTTACGCTAAAAAATAA
- a CDS encoding glycogen/starch synthase, with translation MPDKKILYVTTEMFPYQEESAMSDAVNRMALKMYGDGNDVRVFMPRFGYISERKFQLHEVIRLSGMNIIINDLDQPLIIKVASLPGERLQVYFIDNEDYFKRKFTYKDEEGLPFDDNDERAMFFARGVIETIKKLNWVPDVVHLNGWMSAFIPVYLKHYYKKDSYFDDTKFVLSVYNEENLVFDKKAVVNKFKFDNIKGIKAFDNPSFYSFLEEGMNLVDVVVKGDEFLEQDLDESFSQASSDKKEYVTPESVGEIY, from the coding sequence ATGCCAGACAAAAAGATTTTATATGTTACTACAGAGATGTTTCCTTACCAAGAAGAAAGTGCAATGTCTGATGCGGTAAACAGAATGGCTCTTAAAATGTATGGTGATGGAAATGATGTGCGTGTCTTCATGCCTCGTTTTGGATATATTAGTGAAAGAAAGTTTCAGTTACACGAGGTGATTAGACTTTCAGGAATGAATATTATTATTAATGATTTAGACCAACCTTTAATTATTAAAGTGGCTTCTTTGCCAGGAGAAAGGTTACAGGTTTACTTTATAGATAATGAAGATTATTTCAAAAGAAAATTTACTTACAAAGATGAAGAGGGGCTTCCTTTCGATGATAATGACGAAAGAGCCATGTTTTTTGCACGAGGTGTTATAGAAACTATTAAGAAACTTAATTGGGTGCCAGATGTGGTTCATCTTAATGGTTGGATGTCAGCATTTATACCTGTATATCTAAAACATTACTACAAAAAAGATTCTTATTTTGATGATACCAAGTTTGTTTTGTCTGTATATAATGAAGAAAATTTAGTTTTTGACAAAAAAGCGGTGGTAAATAAGTTTAAATTCGACAATATAAAAGGAATTAAAGCGTTTGATAATCCTAGCTTCTATAGTTTTTTAGAAGAAGGTATGAATCTTGTAGATGTGGTAGTGAAAGGAGATGAATTTTTGGAACAAGATTTAGATGAAAGTTTTTCTCAAGCAAGTTCAGATAAGAAAGAGTATGTTACTCCTGAGTCTGTAGGTGAGATATATTAA
- the panC gene encoding pantoate--beta-alanine ligase, translating into MKILDSRKELETYIKHNKLNGNTIGFAPTMGALHKGHISLYEAARPHNDIVVSSIFVNPTQFNNPDDLEKYPRTLEADLEKLKKSKLVDAVYTPSIEDIYPEKSVAKNYDFDGLENEMEGKMRPGHFDGVGTVVEELFRQVQPDNAYFGEKDFQQLAIIRKLVEKKNLPINIHGVPIYREENGLAMSSRNMRLSEAEREDAKIIYETLLKVNDWFRVVSIPEIKERVHTIFEKEKNFDLEYCVIADENTLKETDFFYKDCSYRAFIVVHVNQVRLIDNMHLA; encoded by the coding sequence ATGAAAATATTAGACAGTAGGAAAGAATTAGAAACCTATATTAAACATAACAAACTGAACGGCAATACCATAGGTTTTGCTCCTACTATGGGAGCTTTGCATAAAGGACATATTTCTCTCTACGAGGCAGCTAGACCTCACAACGATATTGTTGTTTCATCTATATTTGTTAATCCTACGCAGTTTAACAACCCTGACGACCTAGAGAAGTACCCAAGAACTTTAGAAGCCGATTTAGAAAAACTTAAAAAATCAAAATTGGTAGATGCTGTATATACACCAAGTATAGAAGATATTTACCCCGAAAAATCCGTAGCGAAAAACTACGATTTTGATGGGCTAGAAAACGAAATGGAAGGCAAAATGAGACCAGGTCATTTTGATGGTGTAGGCACAGTGGTAGAAGAGCTTTTCCGACAGGTACAACCAGACAACGCTTACTTCGGAGAGAAAGATTTCCAGCAACTTGCCATCATCAGGAAGTTAGTGGAAAAGAAAAACCTTCCAATCAATATACACGGAGTGCCTATTTACAGAGAAGAAAATGGCTTAGCGATGAGCTCTAGGAATATGCGATTATCCGAAGCTGAAAGAGAAGATGCCAAAATTATTTACGAAACCCTTTTAAAAGTAAATGATTGGTTTAGAGTTGTTAGTATTCCAGAAATAAAAGAGAGAGTTCATACCATTTTTGAAAAAGAAAAAAACTTTGATTTAGAATATTGTGTAATTGCTGATGAAAACACTTTAAAAGAAACCGATTTCTTCTATAAGGATTGTTCTTACAGAGCTTTTATTGTTGTTCATGTAAATCAAGTAAGGCTTATAGATAATATGCATCTAGCCTAA
- a CDS encoding PorP/SprF family type IX secretion system membrane protein, translated as MYKKILFTISIFITIVSYAQETLPYYQQYLLDGKYLFNPAHFGETDDIIINSHYQKQFSKLENSPNTQSIGAHANVTDRLGVGAYFFRDQNGPISANGINVGAAYFIPIDDNERKNQFSFGTSINLYNSNIDLALLNPKDSGDPLIQSGTNSVFLTYANLGLQATYNGFFGSFSVVDIPLSKTTYIVNGIEPSPTKFFINTGYDWDFSDNLSLEPSVLINLNTNSSRIIDANLLAKIKDEDNYFAGGISYRTAKSAFGNQQLSFSPLIKLKFNQFSFGAAYNINLSPIADYGGNSFMVNLGYAFENFINTRGFRY; from the coding sequence ATGTATAAAAAGATTTTATTTACCATTTCTATTTTTATCACTATTGTTTCCTATGCACAGGAGACTCTTCCGTATTACCAACAATATTTATTAGACGGTAAATATCTCTTTAATCCCGCTCATTTTGGAGAAACAGACGACATTATAATCAATAGCCACTATCAAAAACAATTCTCAAAACTAGAGAACTCCCCAAATACACAATCTATAGGTGCACACGCCAATGTTACTGATAGATTAGGTGTAGGTGCTTACTTCTTCAGAGACCAAAACGGACCTATTTCTGCCAACGGTATCAATGTAGGAGCCGCCTATTTTATCCCAATAGATGATAACGAAAGAAAAAATCAATTTTCCTTTGGTACAAGTATCAACCTCTATAACTCCAATATAGATTTAGCTCTTCTTAATCCAAAAGATTCTGGCGACCCTCTAATACAAAGCGGTACTAACAGTGTATTTTTAACCTACGCTAACTTAGGCTTACAAGCTACTTACAATGGCTTTTTCGGTAGTTTTTCAGTAGTGGATATTCCTCTAAGTAAAACCACCTACATTGTTAATGGAATAGAACCTTCTCCCACCAAATTTTTCATCAATACTGGCTACGATTGGGATTTTTCTGACAATCTTTCGTTAGAACCCTCAGTTTTAATCAATTTAAACACCAACTCATCTAGAATTATTGATGCTAATTTGTTAGCAAAAATTAAAGACGAAGACAATTATTTTGCAGGAGGCATCAGCTACAGAACAGCCAAATCAGCATTTGGAAATCAACAACTTAGTTTCTCGCCCCTTATCAAACTTAAATTTAACCAATTTAGTTTCGGAGCAGCTTACAACATCAACCTCTCTCCTATTGCGGATTATGGTGGTAATAGCTTTATGGTTAACTTAGGCTACGCTTTTGAAAACTTCATCAATACCAGAGGTTTCCGATATTAA